The DNA sequence CAGCGAAGTCCATGGTCCAGACGTGACCTTCCCGGCGGACTTCCGCTTCGAGCCATTCACTGAGCGCATTCACCGCGGTAATCCCGACGCCGTGCAGACCACCGGTTCCGGTTTTATAACCCCCTTCGCGGTCGAACTTACCCCCGGCGTGAATTTCGGTCAGCACTACTTCCAGAGCCGGCCGGTTGTTCATATCGGGCATTGCCCCGACGGGAATTCCTCGACCATCGTCGCTGCAGCTCACGCTGCCATCCGCGTTGATTTTAACATTGATCACGGAGGCGTAACCGTTCACACATTCGTCGATGGAGTTATCCACGATTTCATAAACCAGGTGATGCAGACCCCGCAGCGTGGTATCGCCGATGTACATCGCGGGGCGGGTGCGAATCCCTTCTACACCTTCCAGGGCTCGAATATTCGATTCATCATAGCCCGCTTTTTTCAGATCTGCCTGACTCTCTTGTTGATCGCTCACTCTAATTTCACTCCCGTGAATTCCTGAATCGTTACCCGTTAGGATAACGATCGCTGATTAGTGACGGACGGCAAACAGAAATTTCCCATTCCATTTTACCCCTGCCTGCTGTCCTGATTTGTTTTCGATTTCAATCGGAACCGCATGTCGCGGACATTCTGTTTTCCATACTCTTTCTGCAGCTTCTGCAGCAGCGACATCTTGTGAAACGAATTCAACTCATTCAACAGAGCTGAATTGTCGACACCGATCTGCACGATCCGGTTCTTGATCCCCAGGATCGTGGTCTGGCTGGCAATCTTTTCGCCGGCCACCTGTTGCCAGGCCTGTTTCAGTCGCTGATCTCCCTGAACCCGAGCCAGCCCTTTCATCGCAATCAGTTCCGAGAGCACCTGGGAGACAGGTGTCGCGGCCGGAATCGCGCGGCAGGTCTTGAATTCGTATTTCTCTGACATGAATTACCGTGCCTGTGAGAGGGGCATGATCACGTAGGTGTAACCATCGTCGGTCTTGAGGACGGCAGCGCTGTCGGAATCGATCAGCTGCAGCTGGATATGAGCGGCGGAATCCAGAGCTTTGAGGAAGTCTGCCAGGTAGCGGACGTCAAAGGTGATGACGATTTCCTCGCCTTCAAAGGGAATCGGGATTTCAACCTTCGATTCCCCCACAGAGGCAGCCACACTCTTCAGCGTTAACAGGCCACTGTTGAAGATAAAATCAACGCCCCGGGTTTCCACGTCGGTCACAATCTGAGCCTGACGGACGGCACCGAAGAAGGTTCCGACTTCCAGGTCGATACTGTGAGTCGCTTCTGGTGGAATGACATCCCGATACTTGGGAAAGCGGCCTTCTACCAGGCGAGCAAAAATTGTCGAACGACCACTTTTGACGATCACGTCATTGGCCCGAATCGCAATCTGGATGTTGCCTTCATCGCCGGTCAGGCTCTTTTCGATCAGCGTCATCGCCTTGGCAGGGATCACGGGCCGATTGTTTTCATACGCCTCTGATCCCTGATAGGAACAGGCGGATTCTACCATCGCCAGACGACGTCCATCGGTCGCCGCCAGCGTCAGCTTATCCCCTTCCACGTCGAACAGTACGCCACCCAATGCATAGCGGGTGCTTTCCGGATCGGTCGCGAATACGGTCCGCCGGATCATTTCCCGGAAGGACTGCATGGGAATTTCGAAGTAATTTGATTCTTTGAATGTTTCTACTGCGGGAAATTCAGAAGGATCGTGGACTGACAGACGGAATTCGCTCTTGCCTGAGGAAATCAGAATAAAGTCCTGTTCGGTTTCCTCGTCCTTCTTCAGTTCGATCTCGACCGAATCGGTTGTGGATTCTTTCAGGATCGAGACCAGCTCGTGAACCGACAGCAGGATCTCTCCGGGAATCGTGACATCCACTTCATCGAAGTCGTAACGGATGCTGACTTCGAGATCGGTTCCACTCAAGGTTGCCTTGCCGTCTCCTGCTTCGAGTTTGGCGCACTTCAGGATCTCCTTGGGAGTGCGTGAACTGATGACGCTTCCAATGATCTGGAAACCGGACAACAGGGCCGATCGTGAACAACTGAGCTTCATGTGTGAGTCAACTTTGTATTAGATTTTTGATGGGTAAATTGTGCTGCCCCGCATGTCTTCTGGAACTCATTCTGGCAGCGATAAGATATCGATTTTCTGATGTCTGTATTTTATGTGATTCAAAGCATTTTCACAATCATCGGAGAGACGCGAATCTCGACATGCCAGGGGTTTTTCAGAACCCTTTTTCTCTAAAAATTAATTAATTTATTATTAGTATTATCTAGGCGAGGTAGATTCTGTTAAGAAGTGAGGAGATATCGATATAAGGTGTTACTATGAAACATCTTATATCGGTTGTCGACGAGGCTTTGTATGTCGATAACCTGTCAATGGAATGTGGCGCTGCAGGGGAGGCAATGATGAGAGTCAGCAGGGGGTGTGGAGGCTACTTTTCAGCGCGTTCAGAACCCGAAAATGGCTCCACATTTCTCAACCGGAAATCAACATGTTATGCACAAAATGGCCACCAGCAACCGGGAGAATTCGAGATGGAATCCTTTATCTGACCGGTCGGGTCTCTGTGATTTCACTCTCTGCTATAACAGGTATACTCCCAGTTGTTGCTTAATGCGAGAAATCTGCTGACGTAATCCAGGTGATTTTTCGAGATCGGTCTGAATTTGACGACAGGCATGAATAACCGTGCTGTGGTTCTTCCGATTGAAGTAATTTGCGATTTTGGCTAAAGATTCATCGGTCAGTTCCCGGGAGAGAAACATCGCACACTGCCGCGGCAGAACATACTGTTGTGACCGGTTGGCAGAACGGATTTCGGCCAGGGTTGTTTTAAATTCCCGGCAGACCGCGCGCGTGATTTTCGCGGTACTTGTGCGGGGAGGTTCGAGGTTGCCCTGCAGATACTGTTTCACGAAGCGACTATCCAGGGGCTGACGATTGATCCGACTGACGGTTTGCAGCTGTTTCAGCACCGCAAACAGCTCACGCGGCGAGAGGTCTTTCTTTTGTGCGATCAGCGTCAGCTCTTTTTTCGGCAGGGGAATTGCTTCCACCTCGGCCCAGAATTCCAGTAATTCCTGTCGGCTCTGAAATTCCAGAGGCGGAATCGCCGCACAGATCCCGCCATGAAAGCGATTGGTCAGCTTTTTCAGAAACAAGGCCAGTTCCCCGGGCGGCTTCGTCGCAGACACGATGATCCGCCCCCCTGGCCCAGAATGTCATCGAGAGTAGACAGCAGCTCCTGCTGCGTGTGAGAGCGGTTTTCCAGGCTATGCACGTCTTCCAGGATCAGCAGATCGAGTCCCCGCAGCCCTTTCTGAAAGTCGGTAATTTGCTGGTTTGATGACGCCAGGGCAAAGCGGGCGGCAAATTCGCTCGCGGTCAGGAGTTCCCATTCTGCCCCGGGATGCAAGGCGAGATACTCGGGCAACAGATGATGAATCAGGGCTGATTTGCCGCATCCGGAGGGGCCATACAGGTAAATCAGCTGGGGATCCGGCGTCTCAAGAGAGTGCAGTAACTCGGAGACAGCCGTGCTGGCATACTGATATTCTTTCAATATCTTGAAAGGTGTCTCGAATGACTGCTGCTGAGATGGACCGGATTTTGACATCATCCCAAATCTTTTTCTCAGTAATGTCCCGCAATCGGGGAGTATTACAGCTTAAACATACGCGTCTGGCTCTGTGAACTGATGATGGCCGAATCCGATTCGCTGATGAAATCGACTGACACATCAAAGTCACTGCAAATGTTCTCCATCACGGACTGCAGCTCGAGGATGTCGAGCGATTTGGGTACCGCCACCTTGATCATCATCTCAAATGTCTGCCCATCGGAGGAACTGGTGGCAGACAGGTCAATGATGTCCACGCCATCCTGTCCCAGCTGGGATGAGATGCGTCTGAGAATCCCGGGACGGTTGGTTCCCGCGATGGCCAGCAGGTACTTGATGCAGTCTTCCGGAGGCAGCATGGAAGGCACGTCTACATCCGGGTCTTTAATGGAAACATCCACATTGAACGCGTTACAGATTCCCTCAATGTGTTCCTGGATCAGGGTTGGATCGCGCTCTTCAGGGAAATCGGCGGCAATCACGATGTTGAAAAAGTTCTGGATCACTGCAATGCTGGCTTCATGCAGGTTTGCGCCCAGTTCATCCATGGCGGTTGTGACCGCGGCCATGATGCCTACGCGGTTCGCAGATAAAAGTGAGATAATGTAACGTTTCATACCAGACTCCGGTTCTGTCGAGATAGACAAACTGATCTCGATGCGCATCGTTCCTGAATCGAGAGGGAATCGCTATTGTAGCGAATGGGGGTTCAAAATTGCGATAAGGAAACGAAAATAATCTGAAAGTCTGTCCCAGTCCTTTCCCGTCAGACTGAGGAGGCTTTTGTACTATCATTCGTGCTTGCATTGCTGTAAGTTGTTATCTGCCAACAGCTCAGATCGGGTAACCGATCGTGGCTTTTTCTGCGATCTATTCAATATGGGAACTGGTTTATGGTTCGCCTTGTTTCACTCAGCATCATTTTCTGCCTGATCCTGTTCCTGGGAGTGACCTTCTTCAAGGTAATCATGCCGTTCCTGCTGCCCCTTTTTCTGGCAGCCGTGGTCGCCATGGTCAGTCAGCCCCTGCTCCAGTATTTCATCAAACGGGTCCGGGGCCACGTCCGGATCGCCGCAGGCATCACAACCACGCTGATCATTTCCGCAATCTTTGTTCCTCTTTGTGTGGGGATTTTCCTGGGTTCCCTGCAGCTGTTTACCACGGTGGTGAATGCGCTGGATGAAGCCAACTGGAACAAAACCGTGCAGTCGGTCCGCGAAAAAGTGGAGGTCAGTAACGTCAAACTGCATCAGTTTGTGGAATGGTCCAACGAATACCTGGGAAAAGAGGAAGCTCCAGAAGAAGGAACGAACAACCAGGAACAGTCGAAAGTCGCTGATGATTTCGTCCGGAAGAATCTGCAGGCGACTCTGGTTCCGATCGCCAAGCGTTCGCTCGGTTTCGCCGCTTCGACCGTGGGGATGCTGGGGACCATCTTCTCCGCAGTGATCGCGTGGATCATGTTTGTGATTGCCCTGTATTACTTTCTGGCCGATGGATACGTGCTCGTCGAATCGACGCAGTCCCTGATTCCCGTACACCTGGATTACCAGCGGCAGTTGATCGATAAGTTCCAGAAAGTCGTGCGGGCCGTGGTTCTGGGAACTTTCCTGGCGGCCATTGGTCAGGGACTGATGACTGCGATCGCCTTATACATAGTCGGCTTCGAGCATTTCTTCATTCTTCTGATCCTCGCCACGATCACGTCGATGGTTCCCCTGATGGGATCCTGGATTATCTGGGGGCCCTGTGCCGGCTGGTTGATGTACCAGGGAGACTGGGGGGCTGCGATCTTCCTGACCCTGTTCGGGACGCTGGTGGTCGGCACGTTGGACAACGTCATCCGTACCTATGTTCTGCAGAGTGACGCGAAACTGCATCCCCTGCTCGCCTTCGTCAGTGTGCTGGGCGGACTGCAGATGATGGGACTCTGGGGTGTGTTCATCGGCCCGATCGTCGCTTCCTGTCTGCACGCACTGGTACAGATCTTCAATGCCGAGCTTCGTGCTTTCTCCAAGGAGAAATTCAACAGCAATAACCTGCTCGACCTGGTTCCTGAAGAGGAAAAAGCAAAACAGGAAGATGAGCAGCAGTCAGGACCCAAAGCAGAGACAGAGACTACCAGGGCAGATGCACCTGTGGAGGGCCCGTCGCCAGAGACGGAAACAAAAGCAGAGTCTCCCGAGTCACCGGAATCCCCGCCAGAGCAGAAGCAGGAGAAGAAATCGCCTGAGTCGGATTAGTGGCTGGTACTCAGCGTGAAGATCGGCAACAGCATCGAGAGTGCAATAAAACCGATGATCGAGCCCATGCAGACCACCATCAACGGTTCGACCAGGGTCGTGGCGGACTTGATGGCAATTTTGACATCCCGATCAAAGTAGTCGCTCAGCTTATTGAGCACCATTCCCAGTCGGCCCGTCGATTCGCCGGAAGCGATCATCTGCTGCATCGTGGGGGGAAATAATGATTTGCCTTCCAGTGCCTCGTGAATCTGTTTTCCGGTCGTAACCTGCTCACTGATCTCCATCCAGCTCTGTTTGAAATAGACATTGTCGGATACACCAGCGCTCAGTTCGATGGCTTCCAGCATGGGAACTCCCGCGTTAACCGTTGTGGCCAACGTACGGATACTGCGGCTGATGGCCAGTTTTTTCAGCATCGAGCCAAA is a window from the Gimesia benthica genome containing:
- a CDS encoding DUF721 domain-containing protein — protein: MSEKYEFKTCRAIPAATPVSQVLSELIAMKGLARVQGDQRLKQAWQQVAGEKIASQTTILGIKNRIVQIGVDNSALLNELNSFHKMSLLQKLQKEYGKQNVRDMRFRLKSKTNQDSRQG
- the dnaN gene encoding DNA polymerase III subunit beta; amino-acid sequence: MKLSCSRSALLSGFQIIGSVISSRTPKEILKCAKLEAGDGKATLSGTDLEVSIRYDFDEVDVTIPGEILLSVHELVSILKESTTDSVEIELKKDEETEQDFILISSGKSEFRLSVHDPSEFPAVETFKESNYFEIPMQSFREMIRRTVFATDPESTRYALGGVLFDVEGDKLTLAATDGRRLAMVESACSYQGSEAYENNRPVIPAKAMTLIEKSLTGDEGNIQIAIRANDVIVKSGRSTIFARLVEGRFPKYRDVIPPEATHSIDLEVGTFFGAVRQAQIVTDVETRGVDFIFNSGLLTLKSVAASVGESKVEIPIPFEGEEIVITFDVRYLADFLKALDSAAHIQLQLIDSDSAAVLKTDDGYTYVIMPLSQAR
- a CDS encoding helix-turn-helix domain-containing protein, which codes for MSATKPPGELALFLKKLTNRFHGGICAAIPPLEFQSRQELLEFWAEVEAIPLPKKELTLIAQKKDLSPRELFAVLKQLQTVSRINRQPLDSRFVKQYLQGNLEPPRTSTAKITRAVCREFKTTLAEIRSANRSQQYVLPRQCAMFLSRELTDESLAKIANYFNRKNHSTVIHACRQIQTDLEKSPGLRQQISRIKQQLGVYLL
- a CDS encoding DnaA ATPase domain-containing protein gives rise to the protein MMSKSGPSQQQSFETPFKILKEYQYASTAVSELLHSLETPDPQLIYLYGPSGCGKSALIHHLLPEYLALHPGAEWELLTASEFAARFALASSNQQITDFQKGLRGLDLLILEDVHSLENRSHTQQELLSTLDDILGQGGGSSCLRRSRPGNWPCF
- a CDS encoding glycine cleavage system protein R, encoding MKRYIISLLSANRVGIMAAVTTAMDELGANLHEASIAVIQNFFNIVIAADFPEERDPTLIQEHIEGICNAFNVDVSIKDPDVDVPSMLPPEDCIKYLLAIAGTNRPGILRRISSQLGQDGVDIIDLSATSSSDGQTFEMMIKVAVPKSLDILELQSVMENICSDFDVSVDFISESDSAIISSQSQTRMFKL
- a CDS encoding AI-2E family transporter, producing the protein MVRLVSLSIIFCLILFLGVTFFKVIMPFLLPLFLAAVVAMVSQPLLQYFIKRVRGHVRIAAGITTTLIISAIFVPLCVGIFLGSLQLFTTVVNALDEANWNKTVQSVREKVEVSNVKLHQFVEWSNEYLGKEEAPEEGTNNQEQSKVADDFVRKNLQATLVPIAKRSLGFAASTVGMLGTIFSAVIAWIMFVIALYYFLADGYVLVESTQSLIPVHLDYQRQLIDKFQKVVRAVVLGTFLAAIGQGLMTAIALYIVGFEHFFILLILATITSMVPLMGSWIIWGPCAGWLMYQGDWGAAIFLTLFGTLVVGTLDNVIRTYVLQSDAKLHPLLAFVSVLGGLQMMGLWGVFIGPIVASCLHALVQIFNAELRAFSKEKFNSNNLLDLVPEEEKAKQEDEQQSGPKAETETTRADAPVEGPSPETETKAESPESPESPPEQKQEKKSPESD